From a single Methanofollis sp. W23 genomic region:
- a CDS encoding type II toxin-antitoxin system VapC family toxin produces the protein MRRFLLDTNILIYYLADAIPSESLDEVEDMLTSSFRISIITKIEFLGWKKHTPAGYEVAEEFIRSAEVYPLTERIADTSIHLRQTYGMRLADAVIAATAVVHDCALVTRNEDDFSRICTLEIVNPFNKEE, from the coding sequence ATGAGACGTTTCCTCCTCGATACCAATATTCTTATCTATTATCTTGCAGATGCCATACCATCTGAGAGCCTGGATGAGGTTGAGGATATGTTGACCTCTTCGTTTCGCATCTCGATCATCACAAAGATTGAGTTTCTTGGATGGAAAAAACACACCCCGGCAGGCTACGAGGTGGCTGAAGAGTTCATCCGATCTGCAGAGGTATACCCTCTGACAGAAAGAATTGCGGACACTTCTATCCATTTGCGTCAAACATATGGGATGAGACTTGCTGATGCTGTTATTGCGGCCACTGCAGTGGTTCATGACTGTGCACTTGTCACCCGGAATGAGGATGACTTTTCCAGGATATGTACACTTGAGATAGTGAACCCGTTCAACAAAGAAGAATGA
- a CDS encoding polysaccharide biosynthesis protein: protein MSTTPLDIKFTQRLPKNFISNIIYFVLNIAIGLMLVPFFLDTLGTAAYGLIPLATSITSYITLVIDSLNTSISRFLTIDLQRADLKRANETFNTALFGTLGVILLLIPFALAAAWYAPVFFNIGNQSAIDVFLLFALIFGSVLIRAWSSNFMVILFAYNRLDLRNYVNCTNLFTQLVLVLTLFLCLGPSLVMVGLSYAGSAVVTFAMAFILSKWTCPYLKISPASFVRSRLREIGGMSAWVLINSIGLLLNTQIALIIVNKLFGEVAGTEYSLAAIWSTLLISIAALVTNLFTPMTYSYYAKRDREGLIHFTSTTIKTVGLFMALPIALVCIFSSQLLTIWVGVEFAHLAPLIWICVAPVILQIMVSCISPITVAYNRVRSLVILTLPMGFLNIILALLLPHIFDIGMYGVALAGLITLLLRYGVINPLFIASVIQIPIFTYLKKMLYGVGGVLVLSVAGIATLSVFTISTLPTLILAGCGITVAYLLFILNIVLHPEEREMIRSCLPRVCQRRIPSWLL, encoded by the coding sequence ATGAGCACAACCCCCCTTGATATCAAATTCACGCAGAGACTCCCGAAGAATTTCATATCAAATATCATCTACTTTGTTCTAAATATTGCCATTGGCCTGATGCTGGTCCCCTTTTTCTTGGACACACTGGGAACAGCAGCATATGGTCTGATACCCTTAGCCACCTCAATTACAAGTTACATCACTCTGGTCATTGACTCACTAAACACGTCAATTTCCCGTTTTCTGACGATTGATCTCCAGCGTGCAGATTTAAAGCGTGCAAATGAGACATTCAACACAGCATTGTTTGGCACACTGGGTGTCATCCTACTTCTGATACCCTTTGCTCTCGCAGCAGCATGGTATGCTCCAGTATTTTTCAATATAGGCAACCAGTCAGCAATAGATGTATTCCTGCTCTTTGCTCTTATATTTGGCTCGGTGCTCATTCGTGCATGGAGCAGCAACTTCATGGTAATCCTGTTTGCATATAACAGGCTGGACCTGCGGAATTATGTGAATTGCACCAATCTCTTCACACAACTTGTGCTGGTTTTAACCTTATTCTTGTGCCTAGGTCCGTCGCTGGTAATGGTTGGCCTCTCCTATGCAGGATCTGCTGTTGTAACATTTGCAATGGCATTCATTCTTTCAAAATGGACATGCCCCTATCTGAAGATCTCACCAGCATCATTTGTACGATCACGACTCAGGGAAATCGGAGGAATGTCAGCGTGGGTCTTAATCAACAGTATTGGTTTACTTCTCAATACCCAGATCGCTCTGATCATAGTAAATAAATTATTTGGGGAGGTGGCAGGCACTGAATATTCTCTTGCTGCGATATGGAGTACGCTCCTGATAAGCATTGCAGCCTTAGTCACAAATTTGTTCACACCGATGACATATTCATATTATGCCAAACGGGATCGAGAAGGATTGATTCACTTTACATCGACGACGATTAAGACTGTAGGGCTTTTTATGGCATTACCGATTGCATTAGTCTGCATATTCTCATCTCAACTCCTAACAATCTGGGTCGGTGTAGAATTTGCACATCTTGCTCCACTCATCTGGATTTGTGTTGCACCAGTCATTCTGCAGATAATGGTCTCCTGCATATCTCCAATTACAGTAGCCTATAATCGTGTTCGAAGTTTAGTAATCCTGACACTACCTATGGGTTTTCTAAATATCATATTGGCACTACTTCTCCCCCATATCTTTGATATCGGCATGTATGGTGTCGCCCTGGCAGGACTCATCACCCTCCTTCTCCGATACGGAGTGATTAATCCACTCTTTATTGCCTCAGTCATACAAATTCCCATATTCACCTACCTGAAAAAGATGTTGTATGGAGTTGGAGGAGTACTTGTCTTGTCCGTGGCTGGGATTGCAACATTATCGGTCTTCACCATTTCTACGCTTCCAACTCTCATCCTGGCAGGATGTGGGATTACGGTAGCGTATCTGCTGTTTATACTGAATATCGTTCTTCATCCAGAGGAGAGAGAGATGATCCGCTCATGCCTCCCTAGAGTATGCCAAAGAAGGATTCCGTCATGGCTACTGTGA
- a CDS encoding MarR family transcriptional regulator — protein sequence MKIAEKAKSKIPAKAFPKDRLPPYRTHAFLPRPGAGGSLSPGGVRDRHRRVFLTHSDEEVVTPAALKDYVHKNEHVFGNTNTLSRTSFLVLRFLGRNYHQGFYVREIARLLHLGVGTASEILARLSEAGLLHREERGRLVLYQAAMKNPLLREIKICATLIDINPLVLQLQGKATRAILFGSAATGEDTDESDIDLFIETRDVPRVAESIAAVQAGLDREISAIILTPGEFRSLKTTDRVLYERIIGGKTLHEEYDEVSV from the coding sequence ATGAAGATCGCTGAGAAGGCAAAGTCTAAGATCCCAGCGAAGGCCTTCCCAAAAGACCGCCTTCCACCATATCGTACTCATGCGTTTCTTCCCAGACCGGGAGCAGGAGGTTCCCTCTCTCCTGGGGGTGTCCGTGATCGCCATCGACGGGTATTCCTCACGCATAGTGATGAGGAGGTCGTGACACCGGCAGCCTTAAAAGATTATGTTCACAAAAATGAACATGTGTTCGGCAATACGAACACACTCTCCAGGACGTCATTTCTGGTGCTCCGATTCCTGGGCAGAAACTACCATCAAGGATTTTATGTCCGTGAAATCGCCAGGTTGCTTCATCTGGGAGTGGGAACGGCGAGTGAAATACTTGCCCGCCTTTCAGAGGCCGGTCTGCTCCACCGTGAGGAGAGGGGACGTCTTGTGCTGTACCAGGCAGCGATGAAGAACCCGCTCCTCAGGGAGATCAAGATCTGTGCCACGCTCATTGACATAAACCCGCTGGTCCTCCAGTTACAGGGAAAGGCGACACGGGCGATACTCTTCGGAAGCGCGGCAACCGGGGAAGACACCGATGAGAGTGATATCGATCTCTTCATCGAGACAAGGGATGTGCCTCGGGTGGCAGAGAGTATTGCAGCAGTTCAGGCCGGACTCGACCGGGAGATCTCAGCGATCATCCTCACGCCCGGCGAGTTCCGTTCTTTGAAGACCACAGATCGAGTTCTCTACGAGCGCATAATCGGAGGAAAAACTTTGCACGAGGAGTACGATGAAGTATCAGTTTGA
- a CDS encoding WD40 repeat domain-containing protein, with protein sequence MHRRRSILWLFLLLLSLPAGVHGDGALWDHGVSSEIDGLAMTPDGAYVLVGGDRLRFLAGDGTHLWDKSSATYIDCAADGQTIARAKGYEVMLFAGNGTVLWQESLDFVCAGLALSPDGKWLAVAEDPGLVCFYDTEGTLRATVDTRGDPDDDDYDPVTTIQGIAFSGKGSHVAVVSTQGIYYYTGAGRKLWAHDDVLDGGSAVAVSRSGDEVAVASDAGIRLFDERGTLLWEEKSHRPITALAISPEGSRILAGSQDKLITCFDAAGTRLWEHAAGGWFRDIGVSENGSRVIAGSMDNQAYLFDGEGNVLRTEPLDGWVDDVAITADGTFGVAASAHRVIGFSVPTLALVETTVPPETTLAETPAPTTAPTSARTTASPTTPTPPSGPEEEGGGLSPLLFVGLLGGAVVLGGGYYYLKGRRTYPAPEMRTPEPWFDIPEEGEVPEERGEQVAPVSSASWEQALDEGDTREAAKLLSKQMTLLIEERTGTPICITDDALAACPEQRENLAAFFAMADCLGYAPKVPERGEVEVLVEVYRYLAEQITPRHQDL encoded by the coding sequence ATGCATAGACGACGATCAATCCTCTGGCTTTTTCTGCTCCTTCTCAGCCTGCCGGCCGGCGTGCATGGAGACGGCGCCCTCTGGGACCATGGGGTCTCGTCTGAGATCGACGGGCTTGCCATGACCCCTGACGGGGCATATGTCCTGGTGGGGGGAGACAGGCTCCGCTTCCTTGCCGGGGACGGGACGCACCTCTGGGACAAGAGTTCTGCCACCTATATCGACTGTGCTGCAGACGGCCAGACCATTGCCAGGGCAAAAGGATATGAAGTCATGCTCTTTGCCGGGAACGGTACAGTCCTCTGGCAGGAATCCCTGGACTTCGTCTGTGCAGGCCTGGCCCTCTCTCCTGACGGAAAATGGCTTGCCGTCGCCGAGGACCCCGGGCTGGTGTGCTTCTATGATACCGAGGGGACGCTCAGGGCCACGGTCGATACCAGGGGAGACCCAGACGACGATGACTACGACCCTGTCACCACGATCCAGGGGATCGCCTTCTCAGGGAAGGGGAGCCATGTCGCGGTCGTCTCCACCCAGGGCATCTATTATTATACCGGGGCCGGCCGGAAACTCTGGGCCCATGACGACGTACTGGACGGAGGTAGCGCCGTCGCCGTCTCAAGAAGCGGGGACGAGGTCGCCGTCGCCTCGGACGCCGGCATCCGTCTCTTCGACGAGCGCGGAACCCTCCTCTGGGAAGAGAAGTCCCACCGCCCGATCACGGCGCTGGCGATCTCCCCTGAGGGCTCCCGCATCCTTGCCGGTTCGCAGGACAAACTGATCACCTGTTTCGATGCTGCAGGAACACGGCTCTGGGAACATGCCGCCGGCGGGTGGTTCCGTGACATCGGGGTCTCTGAGAATGGGAGTCGCGTCATCGCCGGGTCCATGGATAACCAGGCCTATCTCTTTGACGGCGAGGGGAACGTGCTCAGGACAGAACCCCTTGACGGCTGGGTCGACGACGTGGCGATCACCGCCGACGGCACCTTCGGCGTCGCCGCCTCGGCCCACCGGGTCATCGGGTTCTCGGTGCCGACGCTCGCCCTGGTGGAGACCACCGTCCCGCCGGAGACGACCCTGGCAGAGACTCCGGCGCCGACGACCGCCCCGACGAGCGCCCGGACCACCGCCTCCCCCACGACCCCGACACCACCTTCCGGGCCCGAGGAAGAGGGCGGCGGGCTGTCGCCCCTGCTCTTTGTCGGACTGCTTGGCGGTGCGGTCGTCCTTGGTGGCGGGTATTATTATCTGAAGGGCAGGAGGACCTATCCGGCCCCTGAGATGCGGACCCCTGAGCCCTGGTTTGATATCCCTGAGGAGGGGGAGGTGCCGGAGGAGAGAGGTGAACAGGTGGCCCCGGTCTCGTCTGCATCCTGGGAGCAGGCCCTGGACGAAGGAGATACCAGAGAAGCCGCAAAATTGCTTTCAAAACAGATGACCCTCCTCATCGAGGAGCGGACCGGGACTCCCATCTGTATCACCGACGACGCCCTTGCCGCCTGCCCTGAGCAGCGCGAGAACCTGGCCGCGTTCTTTGCGATGGCCGACTGCCTCGGATATGCCCCGAAGGTGCCTGAGAGGGGCGAGGTGGAGGTGCTTGTGGAGGTGTACCGCTACCTTGCCGAGCAGATCACGCCCCGTCACCAGGACCTCTGA
- a CDS encoding AMP-binding protein gives MGINLINHFRSQILVNSLQKNTWLSTQQLQLLQEKKLRKILHHAYHNVPYYNKLFHSAKILPTDIKCVDDLRKLPITTKTTLRSLSTSAHAKNYDINKCSHHKTSGSTGMPLEIIYDNYAAAYASASYEMARRENGYNPHRDVFLNFSGQSNRPSWLQKLGLNKRYSLNVCQPLVNQINVMRTVNPTVLWGYPSAMQIIAQQIEQNGIESAVRLVFTASEINPPDVKRYISSVFNADVIDVYGSWETGCIAWECSNHEGYHISMDNVVIEFIDRNGDPVAPGERGKVVVTNLNSSAMPFIRYELGDIAVPTNDECSCGRGGFLMKHVEGRYDDFIKTPSGDKISPRIFTLTFRTIPDISKFQIIQERLDLIHVFIEPFANADRSQIQSKVTNKLHQVFGSDMNIEVTFVETISRANSGKLRSIISKV, from the coding sequence ATGGGAATTAATTTAATTAACCATTTTAGATCTCAAATCTTAGTAAATAGTCTTCAGAAAAATACATGGTTAAGCACTCAACAATTACAATTATTACAGGAAAAGAAACTACGCAAGATTCTGCACCATGCCTATCACAACGTTCCCTATTACAATAAATTATTTCATTCTGCAAAGATTCTCCCCACTGATATCAAATGCGTTGATGATCTGAGAAAATTACCTATAACAACAAAAACGACGTTAAGATCATTAAGTACGTCTGCCCATGCAAAAAATTATGATATAAATAAGTGCAGTCATCATAAAACAAGTGGTTCAACAGGAATGCCACTAGAAATAATTTATGATAATTATGCCGCTGCATATGCATCTGCAAGTTATGAGATGGCAAGGAGAGAGAATGGATATAACCCTCATAGAGATGTATTCCTCAATTTTTCAGGCCAGAGCAACCGCCCCTCATGGCTGCAGAAGTTAGGACTGAATAAAAGGTATTCACTAAATGTATGCCAACCATTGGTTAATCAGATAAATGTGATGAGAACAGTCAACCCTACCGTTCTATGGGGTTATCCATCTGCAATGCAAATAATAGCTCAACAGATCGAACAAAATGGTATTGAAAGTGCGGTTAGACTTGTCTTTACCGCATCTGAGATAAACCCTCCAGATGTGAAGAGATATATATCATCTGTATTTAACGCTGATGTTATTGATGTGTATGGCTCTTGGGAAACAGGATGTATTGCGTGGGAATGTAGTAACCACGAGGGATATCACATATCAATGGATAATGTTGTTATTGAGTTCATAGATCGTAATGGTGATCCTGTTGCTCCCGGCGAGAGGGGCAAAGTGGTTGTTACTAATCTTAATTCGAGTGCAATGCCCTTTATTCGATATGAACTAGGAGATATCGCAGTTCCTACAAACGATGAGTGTTCATGTGGTCGTGGAGGGTTTTTGATGAAACATGTTGAAGGCAGATATGATGATTTTATCAAAACCCCATCCGGAGATAAAATATCACCTAGAATATTTACATTGACTTTCCGCACCATACCCGATATTTCTAAATTCCAAATTATCCAAGAAAGATTGGATTTGATACATGTGTTTATTGAACCGTTTGCCAATGCTGACAGATCTCAGATACAATCGAAAGTAACTAACAAACTGCACCAAGTTTTTGGAAGCGATATGAATATTGAGGTTACTTTTGTGGAGACCATAAGTAGAGCAAACAGTGGGAAGCTTAGATCTATAATTTCAAAAGTTTAA
- a CDS encoding polysaccharide pyruvyl transferase family protein has protein sequence MDEERPLFILAGNGPYANRGCEAIVRGTTKILREYFRDPRFLCLSHFQSEDQFRRQCQEEPDPAITHLCSYRMNKRKALLNVWRPETWLYVYRHLFDQRALRYQIYHEMLPHLDDAAAVLSVGGDNYSLDYGVPSLFTGLDEIVLEKKKPLAIWGASVGPFDTMPEYERYMSHHLRKVTGIFARESATTDYLKGIGVTENVYPVADPAFLMDPVKPEGIEDVLPVDEEAIGLNLSPLMAKYVTGGDLKAWTGMAASIIEGVANKTGMPIYLIPHVTTPTSNDHTFMQNALSLIKNQNNTITLLSPEYNAAETKWIISQMDLFAGARTHSTIAALSSCVPTLSFAYSIKAQGINQDIFGHTDYCMDPADLNPEVVAERITSMLDERTAIRNDLTERIPGVQRSALNAGIELKNLLGEN, from the coding sequence ATGGATGAAGAGAGACCGTTATTTATTCTGGCCGGGAACGGCCCGTACGCAAACCGGGGGTGCGAGGCGATCGTGCGGGGGACGACAAAGATTCTCCGAGAATACTTCAGGGATCCCCGTTTCCTCTGCCTCAGCCACTTCCAGAGTGAGGATCAATTCAGGAGACAGTGCCAGGAGGAGCCCGACCCTGCCATCACCCATCTCTGTTCATACCGGATGAATAAGAGAAAGGCTCTCCTGAATGTCTGGAGACCTGAAACATGGTTATATGTGTACCGACATCTCTTCGATCAGAGAGCGCTCAGATATCAGATATACCACGAGATGCTCCCGCACTTAGATGACGCGGCTGCAGTTCTCTCAGTCGGCGGGGACAACTACTCCCTTGACTATGGTGTACCCTCGCTCTTCACCGGCCTTGACGAGATCGTTCTTGAGAAGAAAAAACCTCTGGCTATCTGGGGCGCCTCGGTCGGCCCATTCGATACGATGCCAGAGTATGAACGATATATGAGCCACCACCTCCGGAAAGTCACCGGGATCTTTGCCAGAGAATCAGCCACGACTGACTACCTCAAAGGCATTGGGGTAACTGAGAACGTCTACCCTGTCGCGGACCCTGCGTTCCTCATGGACCCGGTCAAACCAGAGGGGATCGAGGACGTGCTCCCCGTCGACGAGGAGGCGATCGGTCTCAACCTAAGCCCCCTGATGGCGAAGTATGTCACCGGTGGCGATCTCAAAGCATGGACCGGCATGGCGGCATCGATCATTGAAGGTGTGGCAAATAAGACCGGGATGCCGATCTACCTCATCCCCCATGTGACCACCCCGACCTCAAATGACCACACATTTATGCAAAACGCGCTCTCCCTCATCAAAAATCAAAACAATACCATAACCCTACTTTCTCCGGAGTACAACGCCGCAGAGACGAAGTGGATCATCAGCCAGATGGATCTCTTTGCAGGGGCACGGACGCACTCGACGATCGCCGCCCTCTCGTCCTGCGTCCCGACCCTGAGCTTCGCCTACAGCATCAAGGCCCAGGGGATCAACCAGGACATCTTCGGGCATACTGACTACTGTATGGACCCGGCAGATCTGAACCCTGAAGTGGTTGCCGAACGGATCACCTCCATGCTCGATGAACGCACCGC
- a CDS encoding HEPN domain-containing protein gives MQEAGEDLTAARRSLAEGNMKWAIIQGYYAQFHALRALVFARGYREKSHVCLRHAVEALYIDENILPSSVLEDFTFAMRTREGADYGCVYSEEDAHDVVRSAGAVLDQVGAIFE, from the coding sequence GTGCAGGAAGCAGGAGAAGACCTCACTGCTGCCAGACGCTCCCTTGCGGAGGGGAACATGAAATGGGCGATCATCCAGGGGTACTATGCACAGTTTCATGCCCTTCGTGCACTGGTGTTTGCCAGAGGCTATCGAGAGAAGAGCCATGTCTGTCTCAGGCACGCCGTTGAAGCACTTTATATCGATGAAAACATTCTTCCGTCATCTGTACTCGAAGACTTCACCTTTGCGATGCGTACGCGTGAGGGCGCAGATTATGGATGTGTCTATTCTGAAGAGGATGCCCATGATGTGGTGAGATCAGCAGGGGCGGTGCTCGATCAGGTCGGGGCGATCTTCGAGTGA
- a CDS encoding methyltransferase domain-containing protein, which yields MSMLPWQGYWNKRNNGGHRRQEERFLQKEAREKLFHLEHGRSLLDFGCGSADLLVYYTQNFSDVVGVDFSTSMLASAERRLEKFGVSDVTLIEADDRTMWEHLDGDTFDRITSAGVIQCLDQDRLENFIIQAQDRLSPEGSIVLFDGLDPRIYPLFHLGVINREARRGPGTAILAWKYSAMKAEMIRRTLRGLSEYTVGYAHHPQTIQEIAKRNGLSAEFVSSMYYEYRYHAILKGL from the coding sequence ATGAGTATGCTTCCTTGGCAGGGATACTGGAATAAACGTAATAACGGGGGACACCGACGGCAGGAAGAGAGATTCTTGCAGAAAGAAGCAAGAGAGAAACTCTTTCATCTGGAACATGGGAGATCCCTGCTTGACTTTGGGTGTGGTTCGGCCGATCTCCTTGTATATTACACCCAGAATTTTTCTGATGTGGTCGGCGTCGATTTTTCCACGTCAATGCTTGCAAGTGCAGAGAGGCGCCTGGAAAAATTCGGGGTCTCAGATGTGACTCTGATAGAGGCAGACGACCGGACCATGTGGGAGCACCTTGACGGGGATACATTTGACCGGATTACTTCCGCCGGGGTCATCCAGTGCCTTGATCAAGACCGTCTGGAGAATTTTATCATCCAGGCACAGGACAGGCTCAGTCCTGAGGGATCGATTGTCCTTTTTGATGGCCTTGACCCGCGCATCTATCCGCTCTTTCATCTGGGCGTCATCAATCGTGAGGCCAGACGCGGCCCAGGTACGGCAATCCTGGCCTGGAAATACTCGGCCATGAAGGCGGAAATGATCAGACGCACACTCAGAGGGCTTTCAGAATATACGGTGGGTTATGCCCACCATCCCCAGACCATACAGGAGATCGCAAAGAGAAATGGATTGAGTGCTGAATTTGTCTCGTCCATGTATTATGAATACCGGTATCATGCCATATTGAAGGGTCTGTAG
- a CDS encoding HepT-like ribonuclease domain-containing protein codes for MHQARDCQGRHLQEDGICRSRVFDICAMLNTDLRLGVPGTDEDIVDHLIRHGVLSRAMRKNLKAMKGFRTIHHPPLWSNSTTPSRLRSCRNTSEISTNSGRRSSPSCGRRDVVRNSLPEGMADR; via the coding sequence ATGCACCAGGCTCGGGATTGTCAGGGACGGCATCTACAAGAGGATGGAATATGCCGTTCGAGGGTCTTTGACATCTGTGCGATGCTGAACACCGATCTCCGCCTCGGTGTCCCCGGCACTGACGAGGACATCGTCGACCACCTGATACGCCACGGTGTCCTCAGCAGAGCGATGCGCAAGAACCTCAAGGCGATGAAAGGGTTCAGAACCATCCATCATCCACCGCTCTGGAGCAATTCGACGACGCCCTCACGTTTGCGATCCTGCAGGAACACCTCAGAGATTTCGACCAATTCAGGCAGGAGGTCGAGTCCTTCCTGCGGGCGTCGGGATGTGGTGAGGAACTCCCTGCCTGAGGGTATGGCGGATAGATAG
- a CDS encoding Coenzyme F420 hydrogenase/dehydrogenase, beta subunit C-terminal domain, producing MATVIEIVVQNNLCIGCGLCAALCPQHVLSMQWNRYGELNPVEITPCTTECGLCLKICPFADHEENEDTIGRELYGNVPGIQHRSETGYYLATYVGYSERHRQTSASGGMATWLLEALLTQDVVDHVICVAPTGDPEKLFAFRVFDTSEDVRTGAGSAYYPVEMSEVIRHVLDVPGRYAITGLPCFLKAVRLAQRRNRKLRERIVVTVGLTCGQLKSTHFTDYVAALAGVQGEVTAVRYRGKSPDHPASNYHYAFTTAGGGERKIFWNEGIAEAWTNRWFTPNACNYCDDVFAECADVTCMDAWLPEYSKDSRGTSLVLVRSPAVREVLERGQGICLDPIAVEQVVQSQVGVVAIKREQLAYRLYLDHGAKMPKKRVAAERSKNPFLRQEVDLKESMRALSRKLWKAEERDGERLREVMGPDLRRLAVGKRISKIITFPIRTLRYIQRKA from the coding sequence ATGGCTACTGTGATTGAGATCGTTGTACAAAACAACCTCTGCATCGGGTGCGGCCTCTGTGCCGCTCTCTGCCCGCAGCATGTCCTCTCAATGCAGTGGAATCGGTACGGTGAGCTTAACCCGGTCGAGATCACGCCCTGCACCACAGAGTGCGGGCTCTGCCTGAAGATCTGTCCCTTCGCCGACCACGAAGAGAACGAAGACACGATCGGAAGAGAACTCTATGGCAATGTGCCAGGCATCCAGCACCGCTCAGAGACCGGCTATTATCTTGCCACCTATGTCGGTTACTCTGAGAGGCACCGCCAGACCTCAGCCTCAGGCGGTATGGCCACCTGGCTCCTGGAAGCACTGCTCACCCAGGATGTCGTCGACCATGTCATCTGCGTCGCCCCTACCGGCGACCCGGAGAAACTCTTTGCCTTCCGCGTCTTCGACACCTCTGAGGATGTCCGCACCGGCGCTGGTTCGGCCTACTACCCGGTGGAGATGTCGGAGGTGATCAGGCATGTCCTCGACGTGCCGGGGCGCTACGCTATCACCGGCCTCCCCTGCTTCCTCAAGGCGGTCCGGCTTGCTCAGAGACGGAACAGAAAACTCAGGGAGCGGATCGTCGTCACCGTGGGTCTCACCTGCGGGCAGTTGAAGAGCACGCACTTCACCGACTATGTCGCTGCCCTTGCAGGGGTACAGGGAGAGGTGACAGCGGTGCGCTATCGTGGGAAGAGTCCGGACCACCCGGCGAGTAATTACCACTATGCTTTCACGACCGCAGGCGGCGGGGAGCGCAAAATCTTCTGGAACGAGGGGATCGCTGAGGCCTGGACGAACCGGTGGTTTACGCCAAACGCTTGTAACTACTGCGACGATGTCTTTGCCGAGTGTGCGGACGTGACGTGCATGGACGCGTGGTTGCCTGAATACTCAAAGGATAGTCGGGGGACGAGCCTTGTGCTGGTGCGGTCGCCGGCGGTGCGGGAGGTGCTTGAGCGAGGACAGGGGATCTGTCTTGATCCTATTGCTGTTGAACAGGTGGTGCAGAGTCAGGTCGGGGTTGTGGCGATAAAGAGAGAGCAGTTGGCATACAGGCTGTATCTTGATCATGGAGCGAAGATGCCGAAGAAACGGGTGGCAGCGGAGAGGTCGAAGAATCCCTTCCTGCGGCAGGAAGTTGACCTGAAGGAGAGTATGAGGGCTTTGAGCCGCAAACTCTGGAAGGCCGAGGAGCGGGATGGTGAGCGCCTCCGGGAGGTAATGGGGCCGGATCTGAGACGACTGGCAGTCGGGAAGCGAATATCAAAGATTATTACGTTCCCGATACGAACTCTACGATATATTCAGAGAAAAGCATAG